One stretch of Armigeres subalbatus isolate Guangzhou_Male chromosome 2, GZ_Asu_2, whole genome shotgun sequence DNA includes these proteins:
- the LOC134210317 gene encoding uncharacterized protein LOC134210317, whose product MVLRSGNRKQLKFPGNGVYSTPPPNTTVPSISHQKSQQEAAQLENKMAANIEALSRCCETTRGKINRIRNAIETADHDYQRFNIHALRLYMKTVDSAYEEYNDFQNKIYLADPSRKDEFEPKFIEFEELYEFSRISLCQMIDAHENTVKQNQLSVAGGPGTSAQSSGSSGNQFFKLSPTIVLQQAALPSFDGRYDHWFKFKQMFRDIADKCTGDSAATKLHYLDKALIGKAQGAIDPQIIRDNDYEGAWKSLTEQFENLPSLISDTIMKLLNLKAMTNESYQQLKSLVDEVEKCIGSLEFHQLKMDKLSEAIVITLISTKLDQDTRNIWESNVKRGKLPIYKDMIAVLRNQQHVLERCESYKSTQKSKGQPFRTTQIVATKAHTVTIQKSDECPICSDAHGVEKCSAFKTLAVNERYEKAKQLGLCYSCLKKGHRTSNCKTNAKCPKCSRRHHMMLHQEEQTSLDNKKPTLRKGEEIDSTMNATAKPEADVTVANCSLSNNTITSPKHVLLATAIVYVFDMNGEQHKCRVLLDSGAMTNFVSQRLADLLQLKKNFVNVPVTGVNGMKTLVKFKVQCKVKSRVSDSEFCLDYLVVPKVTSALPVTRLNVKNWPIPSKLQLADPTFFEPSRIDMLVGAEAFFDLLLSDKIRMSVHLPVLQESLLGWLVSGPVDATVTVCTVRSFQVATFREMDMDLNHILKRFWAVDNQSSEPEPKDNECEMHFLETFDRARDGRYVVRLPFRAGAVGELGDSRQQAEKRFYQLERRLNKDPQLKKLYSDFINEYLALGHCRVLDYPMCNDETGYYMPHHCVLRPESSTTRLRVVFDASAKSASGHSLNDLLMVGPPVQDNLFDIVLRFRLYTYAFTADVSKMYRMVDMHPSDTKYQRILWREDSSKPLKELELSTVTYGTAAAPFLATRCLNQLAEDEKECFPEASYVVKKGVYVDDVLSGAATLEKAKQLQNDLIAMLCRGGFQLHKWCANDPGLLENIPVEKQEKVLDFRNHDVNETIKTLGLLWNPIEDCFTFRVNHVEDSGNKVTKRQVMSEIARLFDPLGLLAPVIVIAKMVMQDLWRSGLDWDDGLSQEQLDVWNKVKNELPDVGKMKIPRLVTVSGIFRLL is encoded by the coding sequence ATGGTGCTACGATCCGGTAACCGTAAACAGCTGAAATTCCCAGGAAACGGAGTTTATTCGACCCCGCCGCCGAATACAACAGTGCCGTCGATTAGCCATCAGAAAAGCCAGCAGGAAGCAGCACAgcttgaaaacaaaatggcggccaaCATTGAAGCTCTCAGCCGATGCTGCGAAACTACGAGAGGGAAGATCAACAGAATACGGAATGCGATTGAAACTGCTGATCATGATTATCAACGCTTCAACATACATGCGCTTAGGTTGTACATGAAGACGGTAGATTCAGCTTATGAAGAATATaatgattttcaaaacaaaatatatcTTGCTGATCCGTCTAGAAAAGATGAATTTGAACCAAAATTCATAGAATTTGAGGAACTCTATGAATTCAGCAGGATATCACTGTGCCAGATGATCGACGCTCACGAAAATACGGTGAAACAAAACCAGTTGTCCGTAGCCGGTGGGCCAGGAACTTCGGCACAATCCAGTGGAAGTAGTGGAAACCAATTTTTTAAGCTGTCACCAACGATCGTGCTACAACAAGCCGCTTTACCTAGCTTCGATGGTAGATACGACCATtggttcaaattcaaacagatgTTCCGTGATATCGCGGACAAATGCACGGGAGATTCTGCTGCAACCAAATTGCATTATTTGGACAAGGCATTAATCGGTAAGGCACAAGGAGCCATTGATCCGCAAATCATAAGGGACAACGATTACGAAGGTGCGTGGAAGAGCTTGACAGAGCAATTTGAAAATCTCCCTTCTTTAATAAGCGACACTATAATGAAGCTGTTGAATCTGAAAGCGATGACGAACGAATCGTATCAGCAGCTAAAGAGTTTGGTCgacgaagttgaaaaatgtattggttcGTTGGAATTCCATCAACTGAAAATGGACAAACTATCAGAAGCCATAGTGATCACACTAATCTCTACGAAACTGGACCAGGATACACGAAACATATGGGAGTCGAACGTGAAACGAGGTAAGCTTCCTATTTACAAGGATATGATTGCTGTCCTGCGGAATCAACAACATGTTTTGGAACGTTGTGAATCTTACAAGTCGACTCAGAAGAGCAAAGGCCAACCTTTCCGCACTACTCAGATAGTCGCAACGAAGGCGCACACGGTGACGATCCAGAAATCTGACGAATGCCCGATATGCAGTGATGCGCATGGAGTGGAAAAATGCAGCGCATTTAAAACATTGGCAGTGAATGAACGAtacgaaaaagcaaaacaacTAGGCCTGTGCTATTCATGCCTAAAAAAAGGACATCGCACTTCGAACTGTAAAACAAATGCAAAGTGCCCAAAGTGTTCCCGACGACATCATATGATGCTACATCAGGAAGAGCAGACGTCTCTGGACAATAAGAAACCGACCTTGCGGAAAGGTGAAGAAATCGATTCTACGATGAATGCAACTGCGAAACCCGAAGCTGATGTGACGGTGGCCAATTGTTCACTTTCAAACAACACCATTACATCACCTAAACATGTGTTGTTGGCCACTGCAATAGTTTATGTGTTTGACATGAACGGTGAACAGCATAAATGCCGTGTCTTGTTGGACTCTGGGGCCATGACAAATTTCGTGTCCCAACGGTTGGCAGACCTTCTCCAACTGAAAAAGAACTTTGTGAATGTTCCTGTCACCGGCGTGAATGGGATGAAGACTCTGGTGAAATTCAAAGTGCAGTGCAAAGTGAAGTCTAGAGTGTCTGACAGCGAATTTTGTTTGGATTATTTGGTGGTTCCCAAAGTAACCAGTGCACTGCCTGTGACGAGATTGAACGTGAAAAATTGGCCAATTCCATCAAAATTACAGTTGGCAGATCCGACATTTTTCGAGCCGTCGCGGATAGACATGTTGGTCGGAGCAGAAGCATTCTTTGATCTATTATTATCCGATAAGATAAGAATGTCCGTTCATCTCCCGGTGTTGCAAGAAAGTCTTCTTGGGTGGCTTGTGTCAGGACCAGTGGATGCAACCGTCACAGTGTGCACAGTGCGTTCTTTCCAAGTAGCTACCTTTCGAGAAATGGACATGGACTTGAATCACATTCTGAAGCGATTTTGGGCAGTTGATAACCAGTCGAGTGAACCGGAGCCGAAGGACAACGAATGTGAGATGCATTTTTTGGAAACGTTCGATCGTGCTCGTGATGGAAGGTATGTGGTTAGATTGCCATTTCGAGCTGGAGCTGTTGGAGAGCTTGGTGATTCTCGTCAGCAAGCAGAAAAGAGGTTTTACCAGCTGGAGCGAAGATTAAACAAGGATCCACAGTTGAAGAAGCTTTATTCGGACTTCATTAACGAATATCTTGCGTTGGGTCATTGTCGAGTGCTGGATTATCCTATGTGCAATGATGAAACCGGCTACTACATGCCCCATCATTGTGTGCTTCGTCCGGAAAGCTCAACAACACGATTGAGAGTTGTGTTTGACGCGTCAGCGAAGAGTGCCTCAGGGCATTCGCTTAATGACTTGTTGATGGTAGGACCTCCAGTACAGGACAACTTGTTCGACATCGTACTACGTTTTCGTCTATACACCTACGCATTTACGGCGGATGTGTCGAAAATGTACCGGATGGTAGATATGCATCCGAGCGATACCAAATATCAAAGGATTTTGTGGCGTGAAGATTCGTCTAAGCCGTTGAAGGAACTTGAATTATCGACGGTAACCTACGGCACAGCAGCCGCTCCGTTCTTGGCAACACGTTGTCTAAACCAGCTCGCCGAAGATGAGAAGGAATGTTTCCCGGAAGCCAGCTACGTTGTGAAGAAGGGCGTATATGTTGATGATGTGCTATCTGGAGCAGCGACACTGGAAAAAGCAAAACAGTTACAGAACGATTTGATTGCGATGCTTTGTCGTGGTGGTTTTCAGTTACATAAGTGGTGTGCAAATGACCCTGGTTTGTTAGAGAATATTCCTGTGGAAAAACAAGAAAAAGTTCTTGACTTTCGGAATCATGACGTGAACGAAACAATAAAAACACTTGGCCTACTATGGAATCCTATTGAAGATTGTTTTACGTTCCGAGTGAATCATGTGGAAGACAGTGGTAATAAAGTTACGAAGAGACAAGTAATGTCAGAAATTGCTCGCCTTTTCGATCCGCTGGGACTGCTCGCCCCCGTTAttgtgattgcaaaaatggttaTGCAAGATTTGTGGCGAAGCGGTTTGGACTGGGATGACGGATTGTCACAAGAGCAATTGGATGTgtggaataaagtgaaaaatgaacttCCTGACGTTGGTAAAATGAAGATTCCGAGACTTGTAACCGTCAGTGGAATTTTCCGGCTTCTCTGA